Proteins from one Streptosporangium becharense genomic window:
- the pruA gene encoding L-glutamate gamma-semialdehyde dehydrogenase has protein sequence MDAISTVPTPANEPVLGYAPGSAERAALENRVKELAGAQLDLTMTIDGEQRMGGGASIDVVQPHNHASVLGRTAEATAGDVRAAIDAALKAAPAWRALPFDERAAVFLRAAELLAGPYRQTLNGATILGQSKSAQQAEIDSACELIDFLRFNVAFARQLYADQPLSTSAAWNRMEYRPLEGFVLAITPFNFTAIAGNLPTAPALMGNVVVWKPSPTQQFAAHFTMRLLEEAGLPPGVINMVTGNGAGVSEVALTHPELAGIHFTGSTATFQHLWGTVGANIASYRSYPRLVGETGGKDFVLAHPSADPAVLTTALIRGAFEYQGQKCSAASRAYVPRSIWSAIRDELVATAESLTIGDVAADLSTFMGAVIDHRAFAKHREAIDRARSLDSTNVLTGSYDDSTGYFVKPTVIESADPTDEIFAKEYFGPILGVHVYDDADFDTVMNQMENVSQYALTGSIIAQDRYAIATASERLRFAAGNFYVNDKPTGAVVGQQPFGGARSSGTNDKAGSILNLIRWVNARTIKETFVPPTDHRYPHMG, from the coding sequence GATCGACGGCGAGCAGCGGATGGGCGGCGGCGCCTCGATCGACGTGGTGCAGCCGCACAACCACGCATCGGTGCTGGGCCGTACGGCCGAGGCCACCGCGGGTGATGTGCGCGCCGCGATCGACGCGGCGCTGAAGGCCGCGCCCGCCTGGCGCGCTCTCCCCTTCGACGAGCGGGCCGCGGTCTTCCTGCGCGCCGCCGAGCTGCTCGCCGGGCCGTACCGGCAGACGCTGAACGGCGCGACGATCCTCGGCCAGTCCAAGTCGGCGCAGCAGGCCGAGATCGACTCCGCCTGCGAGCTGATCGACTTCCTGCGGTTCAACGTCGCCTTCGCCCGCCAGCTCTACGCCGACCAGCCGCTGTCCACGTCCGCGGCGTGGAACCGGATGGAGTACCGGCCGCTGGAGGGCTTCGTCCTGGCGATCACGCCGTTCAACTTCACCGCCATCGCCGGCAACCTGCCGACCGCGCCGGCCCTGATGGGCAACGTCGTCGTCTGGAAGCCCTCCCCCACCCAGCAGTTCGCCGCGCACTTCACCATGCGCCTGCTGGAGGAGGCCGGGCTCCCGCCGGGCGTCATCAACATGGTGACCGGCAACGGCGCCGGTGTCTCCGAGGTGGCCCTCACCCACCCCGAACTGGCCGGCATCCACTTCACCGGCTCGACCGCGACCTTCCAGCACCTGTGGGGCACGGTCGGCGCCAACATCGCCTCCTACCGGTCCTACCCGCGCCTGGTCGGCGAGACCGGCGGCAAGGACTTCGTGCTGGCCCACCCGTCGGCCGACCCCGCGGTGCTGACCACCGCGCTCATCCGCGGCGCGTTCGAGTACCAGGGGCAGAAGTGCTCGGCCGCCTCCCGCGCGTACGTCCCGCGCTCGATCTGGTCGGCCATCCGCGACGAACTGGTCGCCACCGCCGAGTCGCTGACCATCGGCGACGTGGCCGCCGACCTGTCCACCTTCATGGGTGCGGTCATCGACCACCGGGCGTTCGCCAAGCACAGGGAGGCGATCGACCGGGCCCGCTCGCTCGACTCGACCAACGTGCTGACCGGCTCCTACGACGACTCCACCGGCTACTTCGTGAAGCCGACCGTCATCGAGTCCGCCGACCCGACGGACGAGATCTTCGCCAAGGAGTACTTCGGGCCGATCCTCGGCGTGCACGTCTACGACGACGCAGACTTCGACACGGTCATGAACCAGATGGAGAACGTCTCCCAGTACGCCCTGACCGGCTCGATCATCGCCCAGGACCGCTACGCGATCGCCACGGCATCGGAGCGGCTGCGCTTCGCCGCCGGCAACTTCTACGTCAACGACAAGCCCACCGGCGCGGTCGTCGGCCAGCAGCCGTTCGGCGGCGCCCGCTCCTCGGGCACCAACGACAAGGCCGGGTCGATCCTCAACCTGATCCGCTGGGTCAACGCCCGCACGATCAAGGAGACGTTCGTCCCGCCGACCGACCACCGCTACCCGCACATGGGCTGA
- a CDS encoding excalibur calcium-binding domain-containing protein: MTISILVAPFGGANPNPGGTDRVAVQGSASPGGGANPAQALAQPTLPPATVSQEAASILMPDLVGQDGANARDLLRKLGVRGVGVVAANGKPVIIASLWTVVGQSHVPGTPIAADTAITLTVDKIQTSEPAQVETAQPQQSQQTEPTKPALPTVPAKSTEPARPEKPKKTEPPTSPEPHPSSEKPTQPPPPPPPSTDPHYGTCAEANANNYGPYQRGVDPEYDWYQDRDGDGKVCEPR, translated from the coding sequence GTGACGATCAGCATCCTGGTAGCACCCTTCGGTGGCGCCAATCCCAACCCCGGTGGTACTGACCGAGTCGCCGTACAGGGCTCGGCATCACCCGGTGGAGGCGCCAACCCAGCGCAGGCTCTGGCGCAGCCCACCCTGCCGCCTGCGACCGTCTCTCAGGAGGCTGCATCGATCCTGATGCCCGACCTCGTTGGCCAAGATGGGGCGAATGCTCGGGACCTGCTGCGGAAGCTGGGTGTCCGGGGTGTCGGTGTCGTGGCGGCGAATGGCAAGCCGGTGATCATAGCGTCCTTGTGGACCGTGGTCGGTCAGTCTCATGTACCGGGTACACCCATCGCCGCGGATACCGCGATCACGTTGACGGTGGACAAGATCCAGACGTCGGAACCGGCGCAGGTGGAAACGGCCCAACCGCAGCAATCCCAACAGACGGAGCCGACGAAACCCGCACTGCCGACAGTGCCAGCGAAATCTACGGAGCCAGCCAGACCGGAAAAGCCGAAAAAAACTGAACCGCCAACATCACCAGAGCCGCATCCTTCGTCGGAGAAGCCGACACAGCCTCCGCCGCCTCCCCCGCCGAGTACCGATCCTCACTACGGCACGTGTGCTGAGGCGAACGCCAACAACTACGGGCCTTACCAGAGGGGAGTGGACCCCGAGTACGACTGGTACCAAGATCGAGATGGTGACGGCAAGGTCTGCGAGCCGCGATGA
- a CDS encoding DUF488 domain-containing protein, whose translation MFSDQDTGIVGIGYEGRDLESVVKDALAYDLTTLIDVRLNPISRKPGLSKRRLAAAMAENGIEYVHMPQLGNPRWNRAGFAGSAAELTEARDNYAAHVASSEAEAAMDEIAVWAQKGLVAVLCFEADERRCHRSVVLDQVRRRLPGIL comes from the coding sequence ATGTTCTCGGACCAAGACACCGGCATTGTGGGTATCGGCTACGAGGGAAGAGATCTTGAATCGGTCGTGAAGGACGCGCTGGCGTATGACCTGACAACGCTGATCGACGTTCGCCTCAATCCGATCTCTCGCAAGCCGGGTCTCAGCAAGCGGCGACTGGCAGCCGCTATGGCCGAGAACGGCATCGAATATGTCCACATGCCCCAGCTCGGCAACCCCAGGTGGAACCGTGCGGGCTTCGCCGGCTCGGCGGCCGAACTCACTGAGGCCCGGGACAACTACGCGGCCCACGTCGCCTCTTCAGAGGCTGAAGCCGCGATGGATGAGATCGCGGTATGGGCGCAGAAAGGCCTCGTGGCCGTGCTCTGCTTCGAGGCGGACGAGCGACGCTGTCACCGCTCGGTGGTGCTGGACCAGGTCCGTCGGCGCCTGCCGGGCATACTCTAA
- a CDS encoding nucleotidyltransferase domain-containing protein, protein MISSREIDPAREPWSLARHFANRLADALDGVLRDVVVIGSASLGDWQANSDIDLVCTVGRELDSQARDAVSPLHGNSWNEYGHTIDAMYVTSDALAKGPEGIPSVVASVAGTLQAESTDGPLNWVTWLNIVQSGVSVPLTPDGVMTTVDPQDSGIPIREETLREGAVRFSRANLDEYWRNRADLSEQMYPQHRADQSVPTFEIEWMSLGPARLLATVLTGRIVSKSEGGELAADRFPEFGPHLERVLDSRRGVDPARTWDRGDLERSLELARACVRLGTD, encoded by the coding sequence TTGATTTCTTCACGTGAGATCGACCCCGCCCGGGAGCCGTGGAGTCTCGCGCGGCACTTCGCGAATCGACTGGCCGACGCCCTGGACGGCGTTCTCCGCGATGTCGTGGTGATAGGGTCCGCATCGCTCGGGGACTGGCAGGCGAACAGCGATATCGACCTCGTCTGCACGGTCGGGCGGGAGCTGGATTCACAGGCGCGTGACGCCGTCTCACCGCTGCACGGGAATTCCTGGAATGAATACGGTCACACGATCGACGCGATGTACGTGACGAGCGACGCTCTGGCCAAGGGCCCCGAAGGCATCCCGTCCGTCGTGGCGTCGGTCGCCGGAACTCTGCAGGCCGAGTCGACGGACGGACCGCTGAACTGGGTGACCTGGCTCAACATCGTGCAGTCCGGTGTGAGCGTTCCGCTCACACCGGACGGCGTGATGACGACGGTCGATCCGCAGGACAGCGGGATCCCCATCCGGGAGGAAACCCTGCGCGAAGGGGCTGTCAGGTTCTCCCGCGCGAATCTGGACGAGTACTGGCGCAACAGGGCCGACCTGTCCGAACAGATGTATCCGCAGCACAGAGCAGATCAGTCGGTACCGACGTTCGAGATCGAGTGGATGTCCCTGGGACCGGCTCGCCTGCTGGCGACCGTCCTCACCGGACGCATCGTCTCGAAGTCGGAGGGCGGGGAGCTGGCCGCCGACAGGTTCCCGGAGTTCGGCCCGCACCTTGAACGGGTGCTGGACTCCCGCAGGGGGGTGGACCCCGCAAGGACGTGGGATCGCGGCGACCTGGAGCGTTCGCTCGAACTCGCCCGCGCCTGCGTGCGACTCGGCACGGACTGA